Genomic window (Camelina sativa cultivar DH55 unplaced genomic scaffold, Cs unpScaffold05626, whole genome shotgun sequence):
GAGAAATTAGACCATGACACCTCCAATACCTCAAACATGATGTAATACTGAAAGTTAGTAACAAAATGGTTCATTTCATTCCAAAGGACCTGGCACCGCCTCAGGGCTGAGAGCAATTGCAACTTCACTGAAGTTTGGAGCTTAACGAATGAGTTAGAAGTGATGCAATTTGGTTTCATGGTCTTCCAAATTCCGATAAGAGCATGCTCTACCCGTTTCAACTTCCAGAGAAAATTGAACACTCTCAGGTATTTGGACAAAACAGACTCAGTAAACACGGTATCTAATGGAACCCTTGCCTCATATTCCAATGAGAATACATCCCAGCCTCTGTCTCCACTGCCATGAGGCATCATCTTCACCCTCAATCTGTCTAGCATGTCACGGTCATCATACTGCGCATTTGATGCTCGTATTGCAGCCTCAAGAAACCCAGCTAGCTCAAATGAACTTATATTATTTGCTGGCTCAGAAAGCTTAGGCCCTACAATATCCATCAAGTATTGGACAAAATCACCTTGAC
Coding sequences:
- the LOC109131813 gene encoding gamma-tubulin complex component 3-like — protein: AIKRYLLLGQGDFVQYLMDIVGPKLSEPANNISSFELAGFLEAAIRASNAQYDDRDMLDRLRVKMMPHGSGDRGWDVFSLEYEARVPLDTVFTESVLSKYLRVFNFLWKLKRVEHALIGIWKTMKPNCITSNSFVKLQTSVKLQLLSALRRCQVLWNEMNHFVTNFQYYIMFEVLEVSWSN